In one window of Erythrolamprus reginae isolate rEryReg1 chromosome 1, rEryReg1.hap1, whole genome shotgun sequence DNA:
- the YWHAE gene encoding 14-3-3 protein epsilon, which produces MDDREDLVYQAKLAEQAERYDEMVESMKKVAGMDVELTVEERNLLSVAYKNVIGARRASWRIISSIEQKEENKGGEDKLKMIREYRQMVETELKLICCDILDVLDKHLIPAANTGESKVFYYKMKGDYHRYLAEFATGNDRKEAAENSLVAYKAASDIAMTELPPTHPIRLGLALNFSVFYYEILNSPDRACRLAKAAFDDAIAELDTLSEESYKDSTLIMQLLRDNLTLWTSDMQGDGEEQSKEALQDVEDETQ; this is translated from the exons ATGGACGACCGGGAGGACCTCGTCTACCAGGCTAAGCTGGCCGAGCAGGCCGAGCGCTACGATG AAATGGTTGAATCAATGAAGAAAGTGGCTGGAATGGATGTGGAGCTGACAGTCGAGGAGAGAAACCTGCTCTCTGTTGCATATAAAAATGTGATTGGAGCCAGAAGAGCCTCCTGGAGAATAATCAGCAGCATTGAGCAGAAGGAAGAGAACAAAGGTGGGGAAGACAAATTGAAGATGATCCGGGAGTATCGGCAAATG GTTGAGACTGAATTGAAACTAATCTGTTGTGATATTCTGGATGTACTGGACAAACACCTCATTCCAGCAGCCAACACTGGTGAATCAAAGGTTTTCTATTATAAAAT GAAAGGGGACTACCACAGGTATCTCGCTGAGTTCGCCACAGGAAATGACCGAAAGGAAGCTGCCGAGAACAGCTTGGTGGCTTATAAAGCTGCTAGCGATATTGCAATGACAGAACTTCCTCCAACACATCCCATCCGCTTAGGACTTGCCCTCAACTTCTCTGTTTTCTACTATGAAATTCTTAATTCTCCTGATCGTGCCTGCAG GTTGGCGAAAGCCGCTTTCGATGACGCAATTGCGGAACTGGATACGCTGAGCGAAGAAAGTTATAAGGATTCTACACTTATCATGCAGTTGTTACGTGATAACCTGACACTATGGACTTCAGACATGCAGGGTGATG